In a single window of the Lates calcarifer isolate ASB-BC8 linkage group LG1, TLL_Latcal_v3, whole genome shotgun sequence genome:
- the tbl1x gene encoding F-box-like/WD repeat-containing protein TBL1X, with product MSITSDEVNFLVYRYLQESGFSHSAFTFGIESHISQSNINGTLVPPAALISILQKGLQYVEAEISINEDGTVFDGRPIESLSLIDAVMPDVVQTRQQAFRDKLAQQQAAGAMAASTSGNQSNIPKNGEATVNGEENGTHNMNNHSEPMEMDVDVAIPASKATVLRGHESEVFICAWNPVSDLLASGSGDSTARIWNLNENNNSNSTQLVLRHCIREGGQDVPSNKDVTSLDWNSDGTLLATGSYDGFARIWTKDGNLASTLGQHKGPIFALKWNKKGNSILSAGVDKTTIIWDAHTGEAKQQFPFHSAPALDVDWQNNTTFASCSTDMCIHVCRLGSDRPLKTFQGHTNEVNAIKWDPSGMLLASCSDDMTLKIWSMKQESCVHDLQAHSKEIYTIKWSPTGPGTNNPNSNIMLASASFDSTVRLWDVERGVCIHTLTKHQEPVYSVAFSPDGKHLASGSFDKCVHIWNTTTGALVHSYRGTGGIFEVCWNSTGDKVGASASDGSVCVLDLRK from the exons ATGAGTATTACCAGTGACGAAGTGAACTTCTTGGTGTACAGATACCTCCAAGAATCAG gtttcTCCCACTCAGCATTCACCTTTGGCATTGAGAGCCACATCAGCCAGTCTAACATCAATGGAACACTAGTGCCCCCTGCAGCCCTCATCTCCATCCTGCAGAAAGGTCTTCAGTATGTGGAGGCAGAAATCAGCATCAATGAG GATGGCACAGTGTTCGATGGTCGGCCAATCGAGTCGCTGTCGCTCATTGACGCAGTGATGCCAGATGTGGTGCAGACGCGGCAGCAGGCCTTTCGCGACAAGTTAGCCCAGCAGCAGGCGGCTGGTGCCATGGCAGCTTCAACCTCTGGAAACCAGTCTAATATACCAAAGAACGGAGAAGCCACTGTCAATGGGGAGGAGAACGGCACTCACAACATGA ATAACCACAGTGAGCCCATGGAGATGGATGTAGATGTTGCGATACCAGCCAGTAAAGCCACAGTTCTCCGAGGCCACGAGTCTGAAGTGTTCATCTGTGCCTGGAACCCTGTCAGCGATCTGCTGGCCTCAGG CTCGGGGGACTCCACCGCCAGGATCTGGAACCTGAACGAGAATAATAACTCCAACTCCACCCAGCTGGTGCTGCGCCACTGTATCCGAGAAGGTGGCCAGGATGTCCCCAGCAACAAAGACGTCACCTCACTAGACTGGAAT AGTGATGGAACTCTCCTCGCAACCGGCTCATATGATGGATTTGCCAGGATATGGACAAAGGATG GAAATCTGGCAAGCACCTTGGGGCAGCACAAAGGGCCCATATTTGCACTCAAGTGGAACAAGAAAGGGAATTCTATTCTCAGTGCTGGCGTAGATAAG aCGACAATCATTTGGGATGCACACACAGGAGAAGCCAAGCAGCAGTTCCCTTTTCACTCAG CCCCAGCTCTGGATGTTGACTGGCAGAACAACACCACCTTTGCCTCCTGTAGCACAGACATGTGCATCCACGTATGTCGACTTGGCAGCGACCGGCCCCTCAAGACCTTCCAGGGCCACACG aATGAAGTTAATGCCATTAAGTGGGATCCATCAGGTATGCTGCTTGCGTCCTGTTCAGATGACATGACATTAAAG ATTTGGAGTATGAAGCAGGAGTCCTGTGTCCACGACCTCCAGGCTCACAGTAAAGAGATCTACACCATCAAGTGGAGTCCCACAGGCCCTGGCACAAACAACCCTAACTCCAACATCATGCTCGCCAG TGCCTCTTTCGACTCGACAGTGCGACTGTGGGATGTTGAGCGAGGCGTTTGTATTCACACGCTGACCAAACACCAGGAACCTGTCTACAGTGTGGCTTTCAGCCCTGATGGCAAACACCTGGCCAGTGGCTCCTTCGATAAGTGTGTCCACATTTGGAACACCACG ACTGGAGCCTTGGTGCACAGCTACAGGGGTACTGGTGGTATTTTCGAGGTATGCTGGAACAGCACCGGGGACAAAGTTGGTGCCAGTGCATCAGACGGCTCG GTATGTGTTCTTGATCTCCGAAAATAG
- the gpr143 gene encoding LOW QUALITY PROTEIN: G-protein coupled receptor 143 (The sequence of the model RefSeq protein was modified relative to this genomic sequence to represent the inferred CDS: deleted 1 base in 1 codon), whose translation MASPRLETFCCLNRDAATEFVVTFQPVLFGALTLGSAVLSLLFAILQILPKRKSYRRLQYPLPRPASSSRILFIISICDILGCTGIIIRSSVWLGLPNIIDHISVANSTDVWPEVFCVSSAVWIQLFFSASFWWTFCYAVDVFLVVKTSAGISTIILYHMITWGLAVLLCVEGVAMLYYPSISTCEQGLQHAIPHYVTTYAPMLLVLTANPIFFNRTLSAVTSLLKGRQGIYTENERRLANEIKIRFFKIMLVFFICWIPNIINESLLFYLEMQTDINDSSFRNIRNAALITWFIMGILNPMQAFLNTLAFHGWTGFDVDLRLSGRRELPWDSVSTSLTNTGSPNPMVGTTLLYQSHIQEAKKNLTGNGHHHSDAISVLSEGSESSTVEIHISSELQDYEDVEADGESLENSVRH comes from the exons ATGGCATCCCCCCGGCTGGAGACTTTCTGCTGTCTGAACCGAGACGCGGCGACAGAGTTTGTAGTCACCTTTCAGCCCGTCCTCTTCGGGGCTTTGACTCTGGGAAGCGCAGTTCTCAGCCTCTTGTTCGCTATTTTACAAATTCTGCCAAAACGCAAGAGCTACAGAAGACTGCAGTATCCTCTGCCAAGGCCTGCGTCCTCCTCACGGATATTGTTCATCATCAGTATATGTGACATACTGGGATGTACAG GTATCATCATAAGGTCATCAGTCTGGCTGGGCCTGCCCAATATCATCGACCACATCTCTGTGGCCAACAGCACTGATGTCTGGCCGGAGGTCTTTTGTGTTAGCAGTGCG GTGTGGATCCAGTTGTTTTTCAGCGCCTCTTTTTGGTGGACCTTCTGTTATGCTGTTGATGTCTTCCTTGTGGtgaaaacatctgcaggaaTCAG CACCATTATCCTCTACCACATGATTACATGGGGtctggctgtgctgctgtgtgttgaaGGAGTGGCCATGCTCTACTACCCATCCATCTCCAC TTGCGAACAAGGCCTCCAGCATGCTATCCCTCACTACGTCACCACGTACGCACCGATGCTGCTCGTCCTAACAGCCAACCCCATCTTCTTTAACCGAACCTTATCTGCAG TAACATCTTTACTAAAAGGACGACAAGGAATCtacacagaaaatgagagacGGCTGGCCAACGAGATAAAAATCCGGTTCTTTAAAATAATGCTGGTGTTCTTTATTTG CTGGATTCCCAACATCATTAATGAGAGCCTCCTCTTTTACTTGGAGATGCAGACAGACATCAATGACAGCAGTTTCAGGAATATCAGAAACGCAGCCCTCATCACATGGTTTATCATg GGGATCCTGAACCCCATGCAGGCTTTCCTCAACACCCTGGCTTTTCACGGCTGGACAGGCTTTGATGTTGACCTCAGACTG AGCGGAAGGAGGGAGCTGCCCTGGGACTCAGTTTCTACTTCACTGACCAACACAGGCAGCCCTAACCCCATGGTGGGAACTACTCTGCTGTACCAGAGTCACATCCAGGAAGCCAAGAAGAACTTGACGGGCAATGGACACCACCACTCCGATGCCATCAGTGTCCTCTCTGAAG GTTCAGAGTCTAGTACAGTTGAAATCCACATTTCCAGCGAGCTACAAGACTATGAGGATGTAGAGGCTGATGGAGAATCCTTGGAGAACTCTGTGAGGCACTAG